Proteins from one Podospora pseudoanserina strain CBS 124.78 chromosome 1, whole genome shotgun sequence genomic window:
- the CDC11 gene encoding Cell division control protein 11 (EggNog:ENOG503NUW2; COG:D; COG:U; COG:Z), whose amino-acid sequence MSSPAKMIRRKKNVKKGIQFCLMVCGASGTGRTTFVNTLCGKPVLGHKESDDPSTAHVEDGVKIKPVTVELELDEEGTRISLTIVDTPGFGDQIDNEASFAEIVGYLERQYDDILAEESRIKRNPRFRDNRIHAMLYFITPTGHGLRELDIELMKRLAPRVNVIPVIGRADSLTPAELAETKKLVMEDIEHYRIPVYNFPYDIEEDDEDTVEENAELRGLMPFAIVGSEDIIEIGGRQVRARQYPWGVVEVDNPRHSDFLAIRSALLHSHLADLKEITHDFLYENYRTEKLSKSVEGGAGVDSSMNPEDLASQSVRLKEEQLRREEEKLREIEVKVQREINEKRQELLARESQLREIEARMQREAAAAAAAQQGTPSNHSEPNGNPE is encoded by the exons ATGTCTTCTCCAGCC AAGATGATCCGCCGAAAGAAGAACGTCAAGAAGGGTATCCAGTTCTGCCTGATGGTCTGCGGTGCCTCGGGAACTg GCCGTACTACCTTTGTCAACACCCTCTGCGGCAAGCCCGTCCTTGGCCACAAGGAATCGGATGACCCGTCTACTGCGCACGTCGAGGATGGCGTCAAGATCAAGCCCGTCACCGTCG AGCTTgagttggatgaggagggaacGCGCATTTCTCTTACCATCGTCGACACACCGGGCTTTGGCGACCAGATTGACAATGAGGCCAG CTTTGCCGAGATCGTTGGGTACTTGgagaggcaatacgatgaCATTCTTGCGGAGGAGTCGCGTATCAAGCGTAATCCCCGTTTCAGAGACAACCGCATCCACGCCATGCTTTACTTCATCACCCCGACCGGCCATGG CCTCCGCGAGCTTGATATCGAGCTCATGAAGCGCCTTGCCCCCAGGGTCAACGTCATCCCCGTTATTGGCCGGGCCGACTCGCTTACTCCCGCCGAACTCGCAGAGACGAAGAAGCTTGTGATGGAGGATATCGAACACTACCGTATTCCCGTTTACAACTTTCCTTACGATattgaggaggacgatgaggacacAGTGGAGGAGAACGCCGAGCTCAGAGGTCTTATGCCATTCGCTATTGTCGGATCGGAAGACATCATCGAGATCGGAGGTCGCCAGGTTCGCGCCCGCCAGTACCCTTGGGGtgtcgtcgaggttgacaaCCCGCGTCACTCCGATTTCCTGGCTATCCGGTCCGCGCTTCTCCACAGCCACCTTGCTGACTTGAAGGAAATCACCCACGATTTCCTCTACGAAAACTACCGTACCGAGAAGCTCAGTAAGAGcgtcgagggtggtgctggggt CGACTCTTCGATGAACCCTGAGGACCTTGCGTCACAGTCTGTTCGCCTCAAGGAGGAACAGCTGCGccgtgaggaggagaagctccgCGAAATCGAGGTCAAGGTTCAACGCGAGATCAACGAGAAGCGCCAGGAGCTCCTGGCCCGCGAATCCCAGCTCCGCGAGATCGAGGCCCGGATGCAGCgcgaggctgccgctgcgGCTGCCGCCCAACAAGGGACTCCTTCCAACCACTCGGAGCCCAATGGCAACCCAGAGTAA
- a CDS encoding hypothetical protein (COG:L; EggNog:ENOG503NU3Q): protein MARKGGPKFYAVRVGKKPGVYTSWDEARDQVTGFGGAIHKSFPTRKEAQDWFNAGRSSSNMTNQQASSSSQPFRRGPDQPTPQTTNLIRRGSDHSSPQTSYPGRTNRNDPAPARDNSPSPPAPPPAFPRYPIINTVTNNIVLPKKNPVPPTSTATREPPAKRARPNPDPNELIVVYTDGAAPGNGKRHATAGIGVYFGAGDPRNISKRLPGPLQTNQRAELMAVLLALQAFDPAESVEIRTDSQYSIDCVTKWYRGWVRNGWLSAKGAAVKNDDIIKPIRALIDERDAAGARTTFTKVAGHSGDPGNDAADRLAVLGAQLPVVESRLRR from the exons ATGGCGAGAAAGGGGGGACCAAAGTTTTATGCTGTTCGCGTCGGCAAAAAGCCCGGTGTTTACACCAGCTGGGATGAGGCCAGGGACCAAGTCACCGGCTTTGGCGGCGCAATTC ACAAAAGCTTTCCCACCCGCAAGGAAGCACAGGACTGGTTCAACGCGGGCCGCTCTTCTTCAAACATGACAAACCAGCAGgctagcagcagcagccaacctTTCCGACGGGGACCTGatcaaccaacaccacaaaccACGAATCTCATCCGACGTGGCTCTGATCATTCCTCGCCTCAAACCAGCTATCCTGGTCGAACCAACCGCAATGATCCTGCTCCGGCCCGCGAcaactccccatcaccaccagcaccaccaccagcattCCCTCGCTATCCCATCATAaacaccgtcaccaacaacatcgtcctccccaaaaagaaCCCAgtccccccaacctcaaccgccaccaGAGAGCCCCCCGCCAAAAGAGCCAGACCTAACCCCGACCCAAACGAACTGATCGTAGTCTACACCGACGGCGCCGCCCCCGGCAACGGCAAAAGGCACGCCACAGCCGGGATAGGAGTCTACTTCGGCGCCGGCGACCCCAGGAACATCTCCAAACGCCTCCCGGGCCCCTTGCAAACCAACCAGCGCGCCGAGCTCATGGCCGTCCTTCTCGCGCTTCAGGCTTTTGACCCCGCCGAGTCGGTGGAGATCAGAACGGACAGTCAATACTCCATCGACTGCGTGACAAAGTGGTATCGGGGATGGGTCAGAAACGGGTGGCTGTCGGCAAAGGGCGCGGCGGTTAAGAACGACGATATCATCAAGCCTATTCGGGCTCTGATTGACGAGAGGGATGCCGCCGGGGCGAGGACAACGTTTACCAAGGTGGCGGGACATTCGGGGGACCCGGGGAACGATGCGGCTGATCGCTTGGCCGTTCTCGGGGCTCAGCTGCCTGTAGTTGAAAGCCGCTtgcggaggtga
- a CDS encoding hypothetical protein (BUSCO:EOG09263K45; COG:T; EggNog:ENOG503NVYX) has product MEPSGIHLVFTCSSSATDHLAHSPLSRVILRERLPSSFIQLYYTDCLQIDNVFALEHLQPTIRNGHHQFDPTLITGTMASTAKYTPAAQEDPDAHLYTQPPPSYQAESSSAQDNAALFGGAPRSSEDNIPDDFKFGGSVAEATLEIRNQFIRKVYTILTVQILATTLVSSLSFMSDGYRNWIQNNPTVLWLSLFGSMGFMILTYWKRHSYPTNLLFLSGFTLLEAYTISVIVSFYDSSIVLNAVVLTGGIFIFLTAFACQSKYDFTSWMPYLFGALWGLVLFGFMSFFLPHTSTTELIYGLLAALIFSGYILVDTQLVMRKHHVEEEIAAALSLYLDIINLFLAILRILNSQNNN; this is encoded by the exons ATGGAACCTTCCGGCATCCACCTGGTCTTTACCTGCAGCAGCTCCGCCACTGATCACCTAGCGCATTCCCCACTCTCTCGGGTCATCCTCCGTGAAAGGCTGCCATCGTCATTCATCCAACTGTATTACACCGATTGCCTACAAATAGACAACGTTTTTGCGCTTGAACATCTACAGCCAACTATACGCAACGGTCACCACCAGTTTGATCCGACATTGATAACAGGCACAATGGCGAGCACAGCCAAGTATACGCCTGCTGCGCAGGAAGATCCCGATGCGCACCTCTACACGCAGCCGCCTCCGTCGTACCAGGCTGAGAGCAGCTCGGCGCAAGACAATGCTGCCCTCTTTGGCGGCGCCCCTCGCAGCAGCGAAGACAACATCCCCGATGACTTCAAG TTCGGAGGTTCCGTTGCCGAAGCTACCCTCGAGATCCGCAACCAGTTCATCCGCAAAGTCTACACCATTCTTACTGTCCAAATACTCGCAACAACCCTCGTGAGCTCCCTAAGCTTCATGAGCGATGGCTACAGAAATTGGATTCAGAATAACCCCACCGTTCTCTGGCTGTCTCTCTTTGGCTCCATGGGTTTCATGATCCTCACCTACTGGAAACGTCACTCATATCCTACCAATctgctcttcctctccggCTTCACACTTCTTGAAGCCTACACCATCTCCGTCATTGTCTCTTTCTACGACTCTTCTATCGTACTCAACGCAGTCGTGCTCACCGGCggcatcttcatcttcttgacggCCTTCGCTTGTCAGTCCAAGTACGACTTCACTTCATGGATGCCATATCTCTTTGGCGCTCTTTGGGGCTTGGTCCTCTTCGGGTTTATGTCCTTCTTCCTTCCTcacaccagcaccactgAGCTCATCTACGGTCTGTTGGCCGCGTTGATCTTCAGCGGCTACATCCTCGTGGACACACAGCTCGTTATGAGGAAGCAccatgtcgaggaggagatcgCTGCCGCTTTGAGTTTGTATCTTGACATTATCAACCTGTTCTTGGCCATTTTGCGGATTCTGAACAGCCAGAACAATAACTAA
- a CDS encoding hypothetical protein (COG:N; EggNog:ENOG503NZ2G), translated as MAGNTNRYSSYTTASVGSGSDGKNGEKAEKKDLWSSMLDGVASAKRLPEKNIILLGGTVDSQREFFESLSNNELRRTLDRNASRMPPVANSFALGYTYYDVLDADQEDTLARISLYTLTNPSPSFASLLKPLLTPQTIPNTLIVILLDWSQPWKWMRQLREWILLLRTVLISLSHECMAAMEEVMLSWRDRGRGGGTNLDGTTALPVADDGVALPPGPGEWEDALGIPLCVVAQNAEKMEYLEKTQSWKEEEFDVVLQFMRTVLLRHGASLIYTTPSLPSQLPSLIHSSLGIHSLLKKQPLKHNVIDRDKIVVPPNWDSWGKIRVLREGFDVERVSNAWTADLDQPFPHPQSNGNTSNREPNGESGEAVHDQEEEDDEEPQGSTVRLYELSVQDPTMDALQLAGRDTHSTELEVKSEDTQAFLGKQLKQLETFKKQHDETFGQDFGSSRNKPFKKIEEDEGALDPYTRPTEAKVLEHIGPVQFNMGGIQVDADDMVQRLKDRQAYGTSEPGSPTDEVGAEANAQMDTENLQAFFQGLMNRKSGTGK; from the exons ATGGCCGGGAATACAAACCGGTACTCGTCTTACACGACAGCCTCTGTTGGGTCAGGATCAGATGGCAAGAATGGcgagaaggcggagaagaaggatctCTGGAGCTCCATGCTGGACGGGGTAGCCAGCGCAAAGCGACTGCCAGAAAAGAATATTATTTTACTAGGAGGTACTGTCGACTCCCAGCGAGAGTTCTTCGaatccctctccaacaacgaGCTACGCCGAACCCTTGATCGAAACGCATCTCGAATGCCCCCAGTCGCAAACAGCTTTGCACTGGGGTATACCTACTACGACGTTCTTGATGCCGACCAGGAAGACACCTTGGCTCGCATATCTCTGTACACTCTTACAAACCCCTCGCCGAGCTTCGCGTCTCTTCTCAAGCCGCTTCTGACGCCTCAGACGATACCCAATACCCTGATTGTAATATTACTGGATTGGTCTCAGCCGTGGAAATGGATGCGCCAGTTGCGGGAGTGGATTTTGTTACTCAGGACTGTTCTGATCTCGTTAAGCCATGAGTGTATGGCAGCAATGGAGGAAGTGATGTTGTCATGGCGCGACCGCGGTAGGGGTGGCGGGACCAACCTCGACGGCACAACGGCCTTGCCAGTCgcggatgatggtgttgctttACCCCCAGGTCCTGGCGAGTGGGAGGACGCACTGGGTATCCCACTATGCGTTGTCGCTCAAAAT GCCGAAAAAATGGAATACCTTGAAAAAACACAAAgttggaaggaggaggagtttgatgtTGTGTTACAGTTCATGCGGACAGTATTGCTTAGGC ATGGCGCTTCTCTGATttacaccaccccctctttACCCTCGCAACTCCCAAGCTTGATTCATTCAAGCCTTGGCATCCACTCACTTCTGAAGAAGCAACCACTAAAGCACAATGTCATCGACAGGGACAAGATTGTAGTCCCCCCCAACTGGGACTCGTGGGGTAAGATCCGTGTACTACGAGAAGGTTTCGACGTGGAACGTGTCAGCAATGCCTGGACCGCCGACCTCGATCAGCCATTCCCACATCCTCAATCAAACGGCAACACGTCAAATCGCGAGCCCAATGGCGAAAGCGGTGAAGCTGTTCACGaccaggaagaagaggacgacgaaGAACCCCAGGGCTCGACAGTCAGGCTATACGAGCTGTCGGTGCAGGATCCCACAATGGACGCCCTCCAGCTGGCGGGGCGCGACACTCACTCGACCGAGCTTGAAGTAAAGAGCGAGGACACCCAAGCCTTCCTCGGCAAACagctcaagcagctcgagaCCTTCAAGAAACAGCACGACGAGACCTTTGGTCAAGACTTTGGCAGCTCCAGAAATAAACCcttcaagaagattgaggaggatgagggggcgcTGGACCCGTATACTCGGCCGACAGAAGCCAAAGTGTTGGAGCATATTGGCCCGGTGCAGTTCAACATGGGCGGTATCCAAGTAGACGCGGATGACATGGTTCAGAGGCTCAAG GACCGTCAAGCATACGGCACCTCCGAGCCAGGCAGCCCAACAGATGAGGTGGGCGCCGAAGCAAACGCCCAAATGGATACCGAAAACCTGCAGGCCTTCTTCCAAGGCCTGATGAACAGGAAGAGCGGCACAGGCAAATGA
- a CDS encoding hypothetical protein (EggNog:ENOG503NVKC; COG:O) produces MMSAQLQQQQSAADGAAPPALGNQSLGSDELPPVRNRASESKSPYVSLHADTPVAWQPMSEETLARAKAENKPIYMHIGFLADHLCHITTRDTFHNPTVAAFLNEHFVPIIVDREERPDLDAIYQNYSVAVNSISGWPLHLFFTPDLEPFFANAYLPAPGTVGEDGEACDLLTILQSNHRLWVEKEQKCREEAAKELEGLEKFVQEGALPLARAPNATATSDSDIEVDLDHVELAVSRIAKLFDPVHGGFGQPGEPKFPNPARLSFLLRLRECPDTVRDVIGGDEDVERATKMALQTLSKMKNSGLRDHIGEGFMRMSSTSDWNMPHFEKMVGDNALLLGVYLDAWLGNRKGTQLTNQDEFADVVLGLADYLISPAIQQENGGFISSEAAYSYYRKGEQHMTNGTFYLWTHREFDEVLGPEASNIAAAYWNVQEDGNVPQERDPSDEFLNQNILSAGNGVHELSTQHGLPVEEIHRIIASSKKKLLAHRDKERVRPPRDTKIIAGVNGMVISALSRSQAAAEAVGHSKSAEYIKRAEKAAQFIFDSLWLNDINTEGPNGGQHKVLHRYWNNGPSETLAFADDYAFLIEGLLDLYEATLSKRWLNWAQDLQEAQNRLFYDSPSAANGTPSRRAAGSGGFYSTELQTISSNIPRLKSAMDILIPSVNAVSASNLYRLGSIFAEQRYKQIALETIKAFDPELMEHHWIHQSLLANVITAKLGVEEVRIENQDLAQSQLAELRLRARGRARVLVGAK; encoded by the exons ATGATGAGCGcacagctccagcagcagcaatcgGCGGCAGACGGAGCCGCCCCGCCAGCGTTAGGAAACCAGTCGCTGGGCTCCGATGAACTCCCACCTGTACGGAACCGCGCCTCAGAAAGCAAGAGCCCATATGTTTCCCTTCATGCCGACACACCTGTAGCTTGGCAACCTATGAGCGAGGAAACTCTGGCCCGAGCCAAGGCCGAAAATAAACCCATCTACATGCATATTGGATTTCTGGCTGATCACC TTTGCCACATAACAACCCGGGACACATTTCACAATCCCACAGTtgccgccttcctcaacgaGCACTTTGTCCCGATCATCGTGGACCGGGAGGAGCGACCAGACCTCGATGCAATATACCAAAACTACAGCGTTGCTGTCAACAGCATCAGTGGCTGGCCGTTACACCTATTTTTCACTCCCGATCTCGAGCCCTTCTTCGCGAATGCCTATTTACCTGCGCCTGGTactgttggggaggatggggaggcaTGCGACCTGCTCACCATTTTGCAAAGTAATCATCGACTGTGGGTCGAGAAGGAGCAAAAGTGCCGGGAGGAGGCTGCGAAGGAGCTCGAAGGTCTAGAAAAGTTTGTTCAGGAAGGCGCTTTGCCACTTGCTCGCGCTCCCAACGCCACAGCAACGTCCGATTCGGATATTGAGGTGGACCTGGACCACGTTGAGCTTGCTGTAAGCCGTATAGCAAAACTTTTCGATCCTGTGCATGGCGGTTTTGGCCAGCCTGGGGAGCCAAAGTTTCCTAACCCGGCGCGGCTGTCCTTCTTGCTCCGGCTCAGAGAATGTCCTGATACAGTACGCGATGTCAttggaggagacgaggatgTTGAGAGGGCGACAAAGATGGCGCTTCAGACGTTGAGCAAGATGAAGAACAGTGGTTTAAGAGACCACATCGGTGAAGGGTTCATGCGGATGAGTTCCACCAGCGACTGGAACATGCCCCAttttgagaagatggtgggcgATAACGCCCTACTGTTGGGGGTTTATCTTGACGCCTGGCTTGGAAACAGAAAAGGAACGCAACTAACCAACCAAGACGAGTTCGCCGATGTTGTGTTGGGTCTGGCCGACTACCTGATCAGTCCCGCAATTCAGCAAGAAAATGGGGGCTTTATTTCAAGCGAGGCGGCGTACTCATACTATCGCAAGGGCGAGCAGCACATGACAAACGGGACATTTTACCTTTGGACTCATAGGGAGTTTGACGAGGTTCTGGGACCAGAAGCCAGCAATATCGCTGCCGCATATTGGAATGTACAAGAGGATGGCAATGTACCCCAAGAGCGGGATCCCTCCGATGAGTTTCTTAACCAAAACATTCTTTCCGCCGGTAACGGTGTTCATGAGCTCTCGACTCAACATGGTCTTCCGGTTGAGGAGATACATCGGATCATTGCATCTTCAAAGAAGAAGTTGCTTGCTCATAGGGACAAGGAACGCGTACGACCACCCAGAGATACGAAAATCATTGCTGGAGTCAACGGCATGGTCATCTCAGCACTATCCCGGTCACaagcggcggcggaggctgTTGGCCATTCCAAAAGTGCGGAGTATATCAAACGCGCTGAAAAGGCAGCCCAGTTTATCTTTGACAGTTTGTGGTTAAATGATATCAACACCGAAGGCCCAAACGGTGGGCAGCACAAAGTACTGCACCGCTATTGGAACAATGGGCCGAGCGAGACGCTTGCCTTTGCTGATGATTATGCCTTTTTGATTGAGGGTCTTTTGGATCTGTACGAAGCAACACTCAGTAAGCGGTGGCTAAATTGGGCCCAGGATCTTCAAG AGGCACAAAACCGGCTATTTTATGACTCGCCATCGGCAGCGAACGGTACCCCAAGCCGACGCGCCGCTGGCTCTGGCGGTTTCTATTCAACTGAGCTGCAGACCATCAGCAGCAATATCCCACGCCTGAAGAGTGCCATGGACATTCTGATCCCCTCGGTCAACGCCGTCTCGGCCTCCAACCTCTACAGACTGGGCTCCATCTTTGCGGAACAGCGCTATAAGCAGATTGCGTTAGAAACGATCAAGGCTTTCGACCCCGAGCTCATGGAACATCACTGGATACACCAGAGCCTACTGGCAAATGTCATAACAGCGAAACTGGGAGTGGAAGAGGTCCGGATAGAGAATCAAGACCTTGCTCAGTCACAGCTGGCTGAGCTACGCTTGAGAGCGAGAGGTCGCGCAAGGGTTCTTGTCGGGGCTAAATAG
- a CDS encoding hypothetical protein (COG:S; EggNog:ENOG503P4TJ) → MKSSVMLAACGAILAAASPILQERRLIVHSKVIIEWVTVTVTEGEQPTPAVFSVARRPAQRTTTTTIATTTSAAPPPPPPPPPAPSTSAAPEPVVVVEPAPEPVPATKAPPPVVEAPAPVVKSPAPVVEPPAPIVEAPAPAVSTQAPAPAPAPAPAPAPAPVKVEASSDYQKAVLESHNVHRFNHSAGALEWGQQYADSAKVLAQRCKFEHDTSINGGGYGQNLAMWAASANVDKVDPAAAAARAISNGWYNDELELFPASEYGRANPSAQAQATFSKWGHFTQLVWKDSKQVGCFTARCPVGTLVSNMESLYTVCNYFPVGNMGGAYGKNVLPPLGQPISIAA, encoded by the exons ATGAAGTCCTCAGTGATGCTCGCCGCCTGCGGCGCTATTCTGGCTGCTGCCAGCCCCATCCTCCAGGAGCGTCGCCTTATTGTTCACAGTAAGGTCATCATTGAATGGGTTACCGTCACTGTCACCGAAGGCGAGCAGCCCACTCCGGCTGTGTTCAGCGTGGCTCGTCGCCCCGCTCAGCGCACCACTACTACTACCATCGCGACCACCACGTCTgccgccccccccccgccacctcctccccctccggctCCCAGCACGAGCGCTGCTCCTGAGccggtggttgttgttgagcctgCTCCGGAGCCCGTGCCTGCTACAAaggcccctcctcccgttGTGGAAGCCCCTGCCCCCGTGGTTAAGTCCCCGGCCCCCGTCGTCGAGCCTCCTGCTCCCATCGTCGAAGCCCCCGCCCCTGCCGTGTCTACTCAAGCCCCCGCTCCGGCCCCAGCTCCGGCCCCAGCTCCGGCCCCAGCTCCAGTGAAGGTCGAGGCCTCCAGTGACTATCAGAAGGCTGTTCTTGAGAGCCACAATGTGCACCGTTTTAACCACTCCGCTGGTGCTCTCGAGTGGGGACAACAGTATGCCGACTCTGCCAAGGTTCTTGCCCAACGTTGCAAATTTGAGCACGACAC GAGCATCAACGGTGGTGGCTACGGCCAAAATCTTGCCATGTGGGCCGCATCTGCTAACGTTGACAAAGTCGacccagctgctgctgctgctcgcgCCATCTCTAATGGCTGGTACAATGACGAGCTTGAGCTTTTCCCTGCCAGCGAATATGGCCGTGCCAACCCTAGCGCCCAGGCTCAAgccaccttctccaagtGGGGGCACTTCACCCAGCTTGTCTGGAAGGACTCCAAACAGGTTGGCTGCTTCACCGCTCGCTGCCCTGTCGGCACGCTTGTCTCCAACATGGAGTCTCTGTACACTGTCTGCAATTATTTCCCTGTTG GAAACATGGGCGGAGCTTACGGCAAGAATGTGCTGCCTCCCCTTGGCCAGCCCATCTCCATCGCAGCCTAA